From the Candidatus Zixiibacteriota bacterium genome, one window contains:
- a CDS encoding DUF3307 domain-containing protein — protein MDLMWFLLLGHLTGDFALQSDHMAQRKGTSIAVLTAHVVVYTLCIAVGLYGFRLCVGVWGAGTALTGLLLALLFSVHWAQDFIKSRYFHSRQAFYVDQTLHVLQLFALRWLLM, from the coding sequence ATGGATCTCATGTGGTTTCTGTTGCTGGGGCATCTGACCGGGGATTTCGCGCTGCAGTCTGACCACATGGCGCAACGCAAAGGAACGTCCATCGCGGTCCTCACCGCTCACGTCGTCGTGTACACCCTGTGCATCGCAGTCGGGCTGTACGGTTTCCGCCTGTGCGTGGGTGTCTGGGGTGCCGGGACAGCGCTGACCGGTCTGCTGTTGGCGCTGCTCTTCAGCGTACACTGGGCGCAGGATTTCATCAAGTCGCGTTACTTTCATTCACGGCAGGCGTTCTACGTCGATCAAACCCTGCATGTGCTTCAACTGTTCGCGCTGCGATGGCTGCTGATGTGA
- a CDS encoding lysylphosphatidylglycerol synthase domain-containing protein: MDNAHPTPTDRPKQGWRSILRLTLTLVLVGVVAFVIGRSIWSGWDAVVAQDWTVRPLWLSASVIVGWLSFASLVQLWRLLLTAISRRTISYARAYRATALANLGKYVPGKVWSVMGLVYFLREDGFAPAVSLAATILHQAYTVVSGAIFIVAILGTLIVRDLPIVVVIAVLAGCTILLYPPIFSRLVNRGMRLLKRDPIVVAIPFLRAVAFFFGYLAAWTCYGATFWLLLNAIGIEGQPFWSTAAAFVAAYLLGFLALFSPGGLGVREGVLAWLLSPALGAGVAGVLAVITRIWATVLELLQLLPIVFFRRMRP, translated from the coding sequence ATGGATAACGCTCACCCGACGCCGACCGACCGACCAAAGCAGGGCTGGCGTTCGATCCTTCGCCTGACGCTGACACTCGTCCTCGTCGGTGTCGTCGCATTTGTGATTGGGCGTTCTATCTGGTCCGGCTGGGATGCCGTTGTCGCCCAGGACTGGACTGTACGACCACTTTGGCTCTCCGCGTCGGTCATCGTCGGGTGGCTGAGCTTTGCATCGCTCGTTCAATTGTGGCGGCTGCTGTTGACCGCGATTTCACGGCGCACGATCAGCTACGCGCGCGCGTACCGTGCGACAGCGCTCGCCAACCTTGGCAAATACGTGCCGGGAAAAGTCTGGAGCGTGATGGGGTTGGTTTACTTTCTCAGGGAGGATGGGTTTGCGCCTGCCGTCTCGCTTGCGGCAACGATCCTCCATCAAGCCTACACCGTTGTTTCCGGAGCGATCTTCATCGTCGCGATCCTCGGCACGCTCATCGTGCGCGACCTGCCGATCGTCGTCGTCATTGCCGTGCTCGCCGGTTGCACGATCCTCTTGTACCCGCCGATTTTCTCTCGACTGGTCAACCGGGGCATGCGGCTGCTGAAGCGCGATCCGATTGTCGTTGCCATACCGTTCCTGCGGGCGGTGGCTTTCTTTTTCGGCTACCTGGCCGCGTGGACCTGCTATGGCGCGACCTTTTGGCTGCTGTTGAATGCCATCGGAATCGAAGGGCAGCCGTTTTGGAGCACCGCAGCCGCTTTTGTCGCGGCCTACCTCCTGGGATTCCTTGCGCTCTTCTCGCCCGGTGGATTGGGTGTCCGCGAGGGCGTATTGGCGTGGCTCTTGTCGCCGGCGTTGGGCGCCGGCGTCGCCGGTGTGCTGGCCGTCATAACGCGTATCTGGGCGACTGTGCTGGAACTGTTGCAATTGTTGCCGATTGTGTTCTTCCGGCGGATGCGACCGTAA
- a CDS encoding cyclic nucleotide-binding domain-containing protein, with translation MNVPLTDTSRIILEKTGIFAGLPSDALISVRAFMEARDVPAGTVLFREGDSGDSVFVVRQGLVRILKEQDDTTVELAQRGPGEIIGEMALIDASPRFASAQCIEDTSLFVLSRSHFFKMLSSHPLVAERILHVLTARVREADTTRLRELESSNRDLRQAHQRLETALRIRQQILHVAPYPIVVTNPQREVLFSNPAAVSAFGLQAGRGLWQWINVRDVKLRHQADTAETSMAAWRGEMEIDGPDAQVLLCKVNATPITDTGDGTPGRLWVFEDLTEVRVLERQAAEHERLAMKGEMASEIAHELKNYLMVLSGHTDLMEVRFNREDLNGIQASLGAVHQTVGQMRVFVESLLHSRHPSGERCPLDLNAFLEGQIAFLQPQRRFKGIDFRTNLGQNVPLLVCDAAGLQQALYNLVLNSTDAMRAAATSSPTIHLATSHDTAGQRLVLSVADNGPGIPPDIARLLFKERVSSKPTGHGFGTLTVARIVAEHGGSIQAGSRAGGGAEFVLSFPVSQANS, from the coding sequence ATGAACGTCCCGTTAACCGATACCTCGCGAATCATACTTGAGAAGACCGGCATCTTCGCCGGTCTGCCGTCTGACGCTCTGATTTCGGTGCGTGCGTTTATGGAGGCGCGCGACGTTCCGGCGGGCACAGTTCTGTTCCGCGAGGGTGACAGCGGCGACAGCGTCTTCGTCGTTCGCCAGGGATTGGTGCGGATTCTCAAGGAGCAGGACGACACGACCGTTGAACTGGCACAGCGAGGTCCCGGTGAAATCATCGGCGAGATGGCGCTGATCGATGCGAGTCCGCGTTTCGCCAGCGCGCAATGCATCGAAGATACGTCACTCTTTGTCCTCTCGCGGTCGCATTTCTTCAAGATGCTCTCCTCCCATCCGCTCGTGGCCGAGCGAATTCTGCATGTTCTCACGGCGCGTGTGCGCGAAGCGGACACAACACGCCTGCGCGAGCTGGAATCCAGCAACCGCGACCTGCGGCAGGCGCATCAGCGTCTGGAGACCGCGCTGCGGATTCGCCAGCAGATTCTGCATGTGGCTCCGTATCCGATCGTCGTGACCAATCCGCAACGCGAGGTGTTGTTTTCCAATCCGGCGGCGGTCTCAGCTTTCGGGCTGCAGGCGGGCCGGGGATTGTGGCAGTGGATCAATGTCCGCGATGTGAAACTGCGACATCAGGCCGACACCGCGGAGACGTCGATGGCCGCATGGCGCGGCGAGATGGAAATCGACGGTCCCGACGCGCAGGTGCTGCTGTGCAAAGTGAACGCCACCCCCATTACCGACACCGGCGATGGTACCCCTGGACGACTTTGGGTCTTCGAAGACTTGACCGAGGTCCGGGTGTTGGAGAGACAGGCCGCGGAGCATGAGCGACTCGCGATGAAAGGCGAGATGGCCTCCGAGATTGCCCATGAGTTGAAAAACTATCTAATGGTTCTGTCCGGCCATACCGACCTCATGGAGGTTCGCTTCAACCGTGAAGACCTCAATGGCATTCAGGCCTCGCTCGGCGCCGTTCATCAGACCGTCGGCCAGATGCGCGTCTTTGTCGAAAGCCTGTTGCACTCACGGCACCCCTCCGGGGAGCGCTGTCCGCTCGATCTCAATGCCTTTCTGGAAGGTCAGATCGCATTTCTCCAGCCGCAGAGGAGATTTAAGGGGATCGATTTTCGGACTAATCTCGGGCAGAATGTCCCACTCCTGGTCTGCGACGCCGCCGGACTGCAGCAGGCGCTCTACAATCTCGTGCTGAATTCGACCGATGCCATGCGGGCCGCCGCTACGTCGTCCCCGACGATCCACCTGGCCACGAGCCATGACACGGCCGGGCAGCGGCTGGTACTAAGCGTCGCCGACAACGGTCCCGGCATCCCACCCGACATTGCGCGCCTCTTGTTCAAGGAGCGCGTATCGTCCAAACCGACCGGCCACGGATTCGGAACCCTGACCGTTGCACGTATTGTCGCCGAGCACGGCGGTTCGATTCAAGCCGGTTCGCGCGCCGGAGGCGGTGCGGAGTTTGTGCTCTCGTTCCCCGTGTCCCAGGCGAATTCCTGA